The Arcobacter arenosus genome has a window encoding:
- a CDS encoding GumC family protein has product MEQNKYIQQHANDEIDLKQVFKTIIKYKFFIFFSILIFTIGSAVFAYVKPNIYSSSATIEVKEEERGWNSSSALKEAFTGAGVNIENQIEVFKSKFLADRAASYLNLGTRYFTKNNYRTYEFYENSPFVVTKNFLDDMFYQKSFYIMPLSSTTFKLVVKPRSKWSKDGLFNLLGVRKFKDVDFFSYEKIHKYNEEIKTEWFNITVQKISKLTEEEYSFYFVHESSFSRYYSDLSISQVSEYASVLRLSIFDTVSTRAKDLLNAMLKAYRDQERERKNETANLSLDFIDSQLEEINKRLKASEGKLEEYKETNEVIDLSQKAKMTSEKLTDYESKLQEISIEQNILKNLQQYINKNHNLSGLAVGSINFADPSLSNMVKNLTELSNQRDSLLIDYTELHPDIVKLSQSIATLRRNIKTVLSNNLNQIAQRKASLKALIRQYTKSLETLPQQEKELTRLTRYFSVNEKVYSYLLEKRAETAILKSSTISNSRVLDEALNYPIPVKPKRMLIVLVGMILGGIVGIAYAFLREFLNDTVKNTEEIERYSSIPIYGVVPLNKNKKTKNIFLESFRSIRTNLQFLPQTESSRVITVTSSVSGEGKTTIVAKIAEIIGQTNKKVVVLDVDMRKASVHKEFDIDNVIGLSNYLTGQNTLKEVISKTESENVDLITTGPLPPNPSELILLDNMKILIENLKEDYDYIIIDTPPVGLVTDALILMNYADISFVLVRADYTRKEFIKNLDRLAREHSHNHIGMILNGVEIGEKYGYGYGVSYGYGYGNDKYYKDRPS; this is encoded by the coding sequence ATGGAACAAAATAAATATATACAACAACATGCAAATGATGAAATAGATTTAAAACAGGTATTTAAGACTATTATTAAATACAAGTTTTTTATCTTTTTTTCTATTTTAATATTCACTATAGGATCAGCTGTATTTGCTTATGTTAAGCCAAATATATATTCTTCTTCTGCAACTATTGAAGTAAAAGAGGAAGAAAGAGGTTGGAACTCAAGTTCAGCACTTAAAGAGGCATTTACCGGTGCAGGAGTAAATATTGAAAATCAAATTGAAGTTTTTAAATCAAAGTTTTTAGCTGATAGAGCAGCTAGTTATTTAAATCTTGGAACAAGATATTTTACAAAAAACAATTATAGAACATATGAATTTTATGAAAACTCACCTTTTGTTGTAACAAAAAACTTTTTAGATGATATGTTTTATCAAAAATCTTTTTATATAATGCCACTTTCTTCTACAACATTTAAACTTGTGGTAAAACCTAGAAGTAAATGGTCAAAAGATGGACTTTTTAATTTACTTGGTGTTAGAAAATTTAAAGATGTAGATTTTTTTAGCTATGAAAAAATTCATAAATACAATGAAGAGATTAAAACAGAATGGTTTAATATAACAGTTCAAAAGATTAGTAAATTAACAGAAGAAGAATACTCTTTTTATTTTGTTCATGAGTCTTCATTTTCAAGGTATTATTCAGATTTATCAATTTCACAAGTTTCTGAGTATGCAAGTGTGTTAAGACTTTCTATTTTTGATACAGTTTCAACTAGAGCAAAAGATCTTTTAAATGCTATGTTAAAGGCATATAGAGATCAAGAAAGAGAAAGAAAAAATGAAACAGCAAACTTATCTTTAGACTTTATTGACTCACAACTTGAAGAGATAAATAAAAGACTTAAAGCTTCTGAGGGTAAACTTGAAGAATATAAAGAGACTAACGAAGTAATTGATTTATCTCAAAAAGCAAAAATGACTTCAGAAAAATTGACTGATTATGAAAGTAAACTACAAGAGATATCAATAGAACAAAATATCTTAAAAAATTTACAACAATATATCAATAAAAATCATAATCTATCTGGTCTTGCAGTTGGATCAATAAACTTTGCTGATCCATCACTATCAAATATGGTTAAAAACCTAACAGAATTATCAAATCAAAGGGATAGTTTACTGATTGATTATACAGAGTTACACCCTGATATTGTAAAACTTAGTCAATCAATTGCTACGCTAAGAAGAAATATAAAAACTGTTTTAAGTAATAACTTAAATCAAATAGCACAAAGAAAAGCTTCTTTAAAAGCATTAATTAGACAATATACAAAATCTTTAGAAACTCTTCCTCAACAAGAAAAAGAGTTGACAAGACTTACAAGATATTTTTCAGTAAATGAGAAAGTATATTCATATTTATTAGAAAAAAGAGCTGAAACAGCTATCTTAAAATCATCTACTATCTCTAATTCAAGAGTATTAGACGAAGCATTAAATTACCCTATTCCCGTTAAACCAAAAAGAATGTTAATAGTTTTAGTTGGTATGATATTAGGTGGAATTGTTGGTATTGCTTATGCCTTTTTAAGAGAATTTTTAAATGATACTGTTAAAAATACTGAAGAGATAGAAAGATATAGTTCAATTCCTATTTATGGTGTTGTGCCACTTAATAAAAACAAAAAAACAAAAAATATTTTCCTTGAATCGTTTAGGTCAATAAGAACCAATTTACAGTTCTTGCCACAAACAGAATCAAGTAGAGTTATTACAGTAACCTCTTCTGTATCAGGAGAAGGGAAAACAACTATTGTTGCAAAAATTGCTGAAATAATAGGTCAAACAAATAAAAAAGTTGTTGTTTTAGATGTAGATATGAGAAAAGCAAGTGTTCATAAAGAGTTTGATATAGATAATGTTATAGGATTAAGTAATTATCTAACTGGTCAAAATACACTAAAAGAAGTGATTTCTAAAACAGAATCTGAAAATGTTGATTTAATTACAACAGGGCCACTTCCTCCAAATCCTTCAGAATTGATTTTATTAGACAATATGAAGATTTTAATTGAAAACCTAAAAGAAGATTATGATTATATTATCATAGATACACCACCAGTTGGGCTTGTAACAGATGCTCTTATTCTTATGAATTATGCAGATATCTCATTTGTATTAGTTAGAGCTGATTATACGAGAAAAGAATTTATTAAAAATCTTGATAGACTAGCACGTGAGCACTCACATAATCATATTGGTATGATTTTAAATGGTGTTGAAATTGGTGAAAAATATGGATATGGTTATGGTGTAAGTTATGGATATGGCTACGGAAATGACAAATATTATAAAGATAGACCTAGTTAA
- a CDS encoding tyrosine-protein phosphatase gives MVKKLFSSIFEKKSKDYKPEYYTTDLHSHLIPGIDDGVKTLDESIHIIQGIKNLGFNKIITTPHIMAHRFPNTKEIILDACEKLKKELKNRNIDIELIASAEYYFDENFLELIENDDLLYFGKDKYVLFELSYTNKPFGLEQTIFKLLSKGYRPILAHPERYSYFASNFSKYDKLKQSGVRFQINLNSLIGFYGKKPKSAAKYLSDKGLVDFVGSDIHGQKYLDSFEKAVFAKETHELFEKNSIKNYKLV, from the coding sequence TTGGTAAAAAAACTTTTTAGTTCAATTTTTGAAAAAAAGTCAAAAGATTATAAACCTGAGTACTATACAACAGATTTACACTCTCATTTAATTCCAGGGATTGACGATGGTGTAAAAACTTTAGATGAATCAATACATATTATTCAAGGTATAAAAAACCTTGGATTTAACAAAATCATCACAACTCCACATATCATGGCTCATAGATTTCCAAACACAAAAGAGATTATTTTAGATGCTTGTGAAAAACTTAAAAAAGAACTAAAAAATAGAAATATTGATATAGAACTTATTGCTTCTGCAGAATACTATTTTGATGAAAACTTTTTAGAACTTATTGAAAACGATGATTTATTATATTTTGGAAAAGACAAATATGTTTTGTTTGAACTTTCTTATACAAATAAACCTTTTGGATTAGAACAAACTATTTTCAAACTTCTTTCTAAGGGTTATAGGCCTATTTTGGCACATCCTGAGCGATATTCTTATTTTGCATCAAACTTCTCAAAGTATGATAAGTTAAAACAAAGTGGCGTTAGATTTCAAATTAATCTTAACTCTTTGATTGGTTTTTATGGTAAAAAACCCAAGTCTGCTGCAAAATATTTATCGGATAAGGGGTTAGTAGATTTTGTAGGTAGTGATATTCATGGCCAAAAATATTTAGATTCTTTTGAAAAAGCAGTCTTTGCTAAAGAAACCCATGAATTATTTGAAAAAAATTCAATAAAAAATTATAAGTTAGTATAA